One Fusobacterium ulcerans DNA segment encodes these proteins:
- the priA gene encoding replication restart helicase PriA, with amino-acid sequence MRYYKIYVDNTQSLYTYSDEREEYEIGDRVVVSFRNRDKSGLIIAEDKAENITFKVLPIKFRLENEIKLSENFIKLLRWIKTYYMSSYEQVINAAVPSDLKVKYDSIYVLSDIRNIFQEGAEDIYSEEFVKFFKERITVTKATLNKKFTKEVINEMIGNTVLFNEKGSVKLNYDFDFSTLEKKFEDVIIYFRGKEEVQKKNLEDKFSKELINKLVKEKLLFLKKNIKEDESQRELQEISDEVSEKNIVLNDEQERAKNIIKDGDNKYYLLKGITGSGKTEVYIELIKEAFKKGKGSIFLVPEISLTPQMINRFKNEFRENIAILHSKLTNKERADEWYNIYSGNKKIVLGVRSAIFAPVENLEYIILDEEHENTYKQDSNPRYNAKYVAIKRAELEGAKLILGSATPSIESSYYAEKGIYTLVTMDSRYNNSVLPEIEIIDMKKEEDLYFSKKLLEEMKTTLLKGEQIILLLNRKGYSTYIQCKDCGHVEECSHCSIKSSYYASQGILKCNYCGQARKYTGHCSKCGSTNLIHSGKGVERVEEEVKKYFDVRVIRVDSESSKNKDFYEKMYFDFLGGKYDIMIGTQMISKGLHFPNVTLVGVINADTILNFPDFRAGEKTFQLVTQVSGRAGRGDKKGKVVVQTYQPENYTFKMIEKTDYNGFYSEEVSNRELLEYPPFSKTINIGISSKKEKELEIFVKEFFKGIEDEEVEMYGPMKSLVYRVKDRFRYNIFIKGSKKNISLFKRKLNKKLADYKKSDDFRIVVDVDPINLI; translated from the coding sequence ATGAGATATTATAAAATATATGTAGACAATACCCAGTCCCTTTATACTTATTCAGATGAGAGAGAAGAATATGAGATAGGGGATAGAGTTGTTGTTTCCTTTAGAAATAGAGATAAATCAGGTTTGATAATAGCTGAAGATAAAGCTGAAAATATAACTTTCAAAGTTCTTCCTATAAAATTTCGATTGGAAAATGAAATAAAATTGTCTGAAAATTTTATAAAACTTCTTAGGTGGATAAAAACTTATTATATGAGCAGTTATGAACAGGTAATAAATGCAGCTGTTCCAAGTGATCTGAAAGTTAAATATGACTCAATATATGTTTTATCAGATATCAGGAATATTTTTCAAGAGGGAGCAGAGGATATTTATTCAGAAGAGTTTGTAAAATTTTTCAAAGAAAGAATAACTGTAACTAAAGCTACCCTTAATAAAAAATTTACAAAAGAAGTTATAAATGAAATGATTGGAAATACTGTACTTTTTAATGAAAAGGGCAGTGTTAAATTAAATTATGATTTTGATTTTTCAACTTTGGAAAAAAAATTTGAAGATGTTATAATATATTTTAGAGGAAAAGAAGAAGTTCAAAAGAAAAATTTAGAAGATAAGTTTTCTAAAGAACTTATAAATAAGTTAGTTAAAGAAAAACTTTTGTTTTTGAAAAAAAATATAAAAGAAGATGAAAGTCAAAGAGAGCTACAGGAGATATCTGATGAAGTATCCGAAAAAAATATAGTCCTTAATGATGAACAGGAAAGAGCTAAAAATATTATAAAAGATGGAGATAATAAATATTATCTTTTAAAAGGAATCACTGGTTCTGGTAAGACAGAGGTATATATTGAGCTTATAAAAGAAGCTTTTAAAAAAGGAAAAGGGAGTATATTTCTTGTTCCTGAAATATCACTTACTCCACAGATGATAAATAGATTTAAAAATGAATTTAGAGAAAATATTGCTATACTTCACAGTAAACTTACTAATAAAGAGAGAGCTGATGAATGGTATAATATATATAGTGGAAATAAAAAAATAGTTTTAGGAGTAAGATCAGCTATCTTTGCTCCAGTGGAAAATCTGGAATATATCATACTGGATGAAGAACATGAAAATACATATAAACAGGATAGTAATCCAAGGTATAATGCCAAATATGTAGCTATAAAAAGAGCTGAACTTGAAGGAGCAAAACTGATTTTAGGATCAGCTACTCCATCAATAGAAAGCTCTTACTATGCTGAAAAAGGTATCTATACACTAGTAACTATGGATTCAAGATATAATAATTCTGTACTGCCAGAAATAGAAATAATAGACATGAAAAAGGAAGAGGACTTGTATTTCAGTAAAAAACTTTTAGAGGAGATGAAAACAACTCTTTTAAAAGGAGAGCAGATAATATTGCTTCTCAATAGAAAAGGATATTCTACTTACATTCAATGTAAAGACTGCGGGCATGTAGAGGAATGTTCCCATTGTTCTATAAAAAGCAGTTATTATGCAAGTCAGGGAATACTGAAATGCAACTATTGCGGTCAGGCAAGAAAATATACAGGTCATTGCAGCAAATGTGGAAGCACTAATCTTATTCATAGTGGAAAAGGTGTAGAGAGAGTAGAAGAAGAAGTAAAAAAATATTTTGATGTAAGAGTAATACGGGTAGATTCTGAAAGTTCTAAAAATAAAGACTTCTATGAAAAAATGTATTTTGACTTTTTGGGTGGAAAATATGATATAATGATAGGGACACAAATGATATCAAAGGGACTGCATTTTCCTAATGTAACTTTGGTAGGAGTTATAAATGCTGATACAATCTTAAATTTTCCGGATTTCAGAGCAGGAGAGAAAACTTTTCAGCTGGTAACACAGGTGTCTGGAAGAGCAGGAAGAGGAGATAAAAAGGGAAAAGTTGTAGTACAGACTTATCAGCCTGAAAATTATACTTTCAAGATGATAGAGAAAACTGACTATAATGGATTTTATTCTGAAGAAGTTTCTAATAGAGAACTGCTGGAATACCCACCTTTTTCTAAAACTATTAATATAGGAATATCTTCTAAGAAAGAGAAAGAACTGGAAATATTTGTCAAAGAATTTTTTAAAGGTATAGAGGATGAAGAGGTAGAAATGTATGGTCCAATGAAAAGCCTTGTATACAGAGTAAAAGATCGATTTAGATATAATATTTTCATAAAAGGAAGCAAAAAAAATATAAGTCTGTTTAAAAGAAAGTTAAATAAAAAACTAGCAGATTATAAAAAATCAGATGATTTTAGAATAGTTGTTGATGTAGATCCAATAAATTTAATTTAA
- the def gene encoding peptide deformylase, whose product MIYEIKKYGDPVLREKTVEVETVDDNIREILQDMAETMYDKKGVGLAAPQIGISKRMLVLDWSGEGEALRKVVNPVITPLTEEKIDWEEGCLSIPGIYKKVERVAKIRVDYLNEKGEKVTEELEGFPAIVMQHEFDHLEAVLFVDRISPMAKRMVTKKLQALKKETLKGPNAE is encoded by the coding sequence GTGATATACGAAATAAAAAAATATGGTGATCCAGTACTTAGGGAAAAAACTGTAGAAGTAGAAACTGTAGATGACAATATAAGAGAAATATTGCAGGATATGGCAGAAACTATGTATGATAAAAAAGGAGTAGGACTTGCAGCTCCTCAAATAGGAATCAGTAAAAGAATGTTGGTATTAGACTGGTCAGGAGAAGGAGAGGCTCTTAGAAAAGTAGTGAATCCTGTAATTACTCCATTGACTGAAGAGAAAATAGATTGGGAAGAAGGGTGTTTAAGTATTCCTGGAATATATAAAAAAGTTGAAAGAGTAGCAAAAATAAGAGTTGACTACTTAAATGAAAAAGGTGAAAAGGTAACTGAAGAGCTGGAAGGTTTTCCTGCAATAGTTATGCAGCATGAATTTGATCACTTGGAGGCTGTATTATTTGTAGATAGAATATCTCCTATGGCTAAGAGAATGGTAACTAAAAAATTACAGGCACTTAAAAAAGAAACTTTAAAAGGGCCAAATGCTGAATAA
- a CDS encoding FtsB family cell division protein yields the protein MAVDKGKWSCWIILAIVLYVFVPQIYRSYIKVNKLKSEKKQLLKKIELEKNKIEEYNKRIEELKDEFHREKISRDELQMVKEGEEIYRLINKK from the coding sequence ATGGCAGTAGATAAAGGAAAATGGAGTTGTTGGATAATACTTGCTATAGTACTTTATGTATTTGTACCGCAAATATATAGGAGTTATATAAAAGTAAACAAGCTAAAAAGTGAAAAAAAACAGCTTTTAAAAAAAATAGAGCTGGAGAAAAATAAAATAGAAGAGTATAATAAACGTATTGAGGAACTTAAGGATGAATTTCATAGAGAGAAAATTTCCCGTGATGAACTACAGATGGTCAAAGAGGGAGAAGAAATCTATAGGTTGATCAACAAAAAGTAG
- the glpX gene encoding class II fructose-bisphosphatase, whose product MKRELALEFARVTEAAALAAYKWVGRGNKEAADQAAVDAMRTMLNRIAIDGEIVIGEGEIDEAPMLYIGEKVGRAYHKYEEDGEPEDDYCSPVDIAVDPVEGTRMTAQGQANAITVLAVANKGSFLKAPDMYMEKLIVGPEAKGAIDLNKPLMENIHNVAKALNKELNELMIVVLDKPRHTQIIKDLQKLGIKVYALPDGDVAGSILTCIVDSDVDMLYGIGGAPEGVISAAVIRALGGDMQARLKLRSEVKGVTLENDKISNFEKSRCESMGLTVGQVLTMNDLVKDDEVIFSATGITGGDLLEGIKRKGSIARTQTLVVRGKSKTVRYINSVHNLDFKDDKITHLVK is encoded by the coding sequence ATGAAGAGAGAATTAGCACTGGAATTTGCCAGAGTAACAGAAGCAGCAGCATTAGCAGCTTACAAATGGGTTGGAAGAGGAAATAAAGAGGCAGCTGATCAGGCAGCAGTAGATGCAATGAGAACTATGCTGAACAGAATAGCTATTGATGGAGAAATAGTAATAGGAGAAGGAGAAATTGATGAAGCTCCTATGCTTTATATAGGTGAAAAAGTTGGTAGAGCTTATCACAAATATGAAGAAGATGGAGAACCAGAAGATGATTACTGTTCACCAGTAGATATAGCTGTAGACCCTGTAGAAGGAACAAGAATGACAGCTCAAGGACAAGCTAATGCTATAACTGTTTTGGCTGTTGCAAATAAAGGAAGTTTCTTGAAAGCTCCAGATATGTATATGGAAAAATTAATAGTTGGACCAGAAGCAAAAGGTGCTATAGATTTAAATAAGCCTTTAATGGAAAATATTCATAATGTTGCAAAAGCATTGAATAAAGAATTAAATGAACTTATGATTGTGGTTCTTGATAAACCAAGACATACTCAAATTATAAAAGATCTTCAAAAACTTGGAATTAAAGTTTATGCTCTTCCTGATGGAGATGTAGCTGGTTCTATTCTGACTTGTATAGTTGATTCAGATGTAGATATGCTTTATGGTATAGGGGGAGCTCCTGAAGGAGTTATTTCTGCTGCTGTAATAAGAGCTTTAGGTGGAGATATGCAGGCTAGATTAAAATTAAGAAGTGAAGTAAAAGGTGTAACTCTTGAAAATGATAAAATATCTAACTTTGAAAAAAGCAGATGTGAAAGTATGGGACTTACAGTTGGGCAAGTTCTTACAATGAATGATCTTGTAAAAGATGATGAAGTTATATTCTCAGCAACTGGAATAACTGGCGGAGATCTATTAGAAGGAATCAAAAGAAAAGGAAGTATTGCTAGAACACAAACTCTCGTAGTAAGAGGAAAAAGTAAAACTGTAAGATATATAAACTCAGTTCATAACTTAGATTTCAAAGATGATAAAATAACTCATTTAGTAAAATAA
- a CDS encoding alanine/glycine:cation symporter family protein — translation MFESLIGSIKNMVLSLNGLLWGKLITVNVGETIVELSLLVVILIPVGLYFTLRTRFLPFRMFPEMIKCVLEPKSSTNKDSISGLQALFIATASRVGMGNLAGVVAAISFGGPGAIFWMWLAALIGASSAFIESTLAQIYKEKDPLYGGFRGGPAYFMDRMRIITWVKEEDEFVDNIKGTSKYISADGKKYYTRGTRFRLLGVLFALSGLLCWAGISQVIANSVSQSFANAFNFPPLYTTIALVVISGIVLFKNAGIVDVLNKVVPAMAILYFSVTLFIIIKNIGLLPQMFENIFVQAFGFRQAVAGGFGAILMQGVKRGLFSNEAGSGSAPCAAAAADVAHPVKQGLIQALGVFIDTLLICSCSAFIMLLAPESVTKGLMGMDLLQAAMNHHIGQAGVIFIAVILFLFSFSTFLGIMFYARGNVAYVFGDNWKSQNAYKIFALGMLYAGGMAQYTFVWELGDLGVGLMTVFNMMAIIPLSGQVIESLKDYELNFMKKKNVKREIKEEAVEVQETI, via the coding sequence ATGTTTGAAAGTTTAATTGGCTCGATTAAAAATATGGTACTTTCATTAAATGGATTGTTATGGGGTAAACTTATAACTGTAAATGTTGGAGAAACAATAGTGGAGCTTAGTCTTTTGGTAGTTATTCTCATACCAGTGGGATTATACTTTACACTAAGAACAAGATTTCTTCCATTTAGAATGTTTCCAGAGATGATAAAATGTGTTTTGGAACCTAAAAGTTCTACAAATAAAGATTCGATATCTGGACTGCAAGCTTTGTTCATAGCTACAGCTTCAAGAGTAGGAATGGGAAACTTGGCAGGGGTAGTAGCAGCAATATCCTTCGGTGGACCAGGAGCAATATTCTGGATGTGGCTGGCAGCCTTGATAGGTGCTTCAAGCGCATTTATAGAATCAACTCTGGCTCAGATATATAAAGAAAAAGATCCATTGTATGGAGGGTTCAGAGGTGGACCTGCATATTTCATGGATAGAATGAGAATAATAACTTGGGTAAAAGAGGAAGATGAGTTTGTTGATAATATAAAAGGTACTTCAAAATATATATCAGCAGATGGAAAAAAATATTACACTAGAGGAACTAGATTCAGACTTTTAGGAGTATTATTCGCACTTTCTGGATTACTATGCTGGGCAGGAATAAGTCAGGTTATTGCTAACTCAGTAAGTCAATCATTTGCAAATGCTTTCAACTTTCCACCACTATATACAACAATAGCTTTAGTAGTTATATCAGGAATAGTGTTATTCAAAAATGCAGGAATAGTAGATGTACTTAATAAAGTAGTTCCAGCAATGGCAATACTGTATTTCTCAGTAACATTGTTTATAATCATAAAAAATATAGGGCTTTTACCTCAAATGTTTGAAAATATATTTGTACAGGCTTTTGGATTCAGACAGGCAGTAGCAGGAGGATTTGGAGCTATATTGATGCAGGGAGTAAAAAGAGGATTGTTCTCTAATGAGGCAGGTTCAGGATCAGCTCCATGTGCAGCAGCGGCAGCAGATGTTGCTCATCCAGTTAAGCAAGGTTTAATTCAAGCTTTAGGAGTATTTATAGATACATTGTTAATCTGTAGCTGTTCAGCTTTCATAATGCTTCTTGCACCTGAAAGTGTAACAAAAGGATTAATGGGAATGGACCTTTTACAAGCAGCAATGAATCACCATATAGGACAGGCAGGAGTAATATTTATAGCAGTGATACTGTTCCTATTCAGCTTCAGTACTTTCCTTGGAATAATGTTCTATGCAAGAGGAAATGTAGCTTATGTCTTTGGAGATAACTGGAAATCACAGAACGCATACAAAATATTTGCACTTGGAATGCTTTATGCAGGAGGAATGGCCCAATATACATTTGTATGGGAACTGGGAGATTTAGGAGTAGGGCTGATGACAGTCTTCAACATGATGGCAATAATACCACTATCAGGACAGGTAATAGAATCATTGAAAGATTACGAACTTAACTTTATGAAGAAAAAAAATGTAAAGAGAGAAATAAAAGAGGAAGCAGTAGAAGTACAGGAAACAATTTAA